TTTGTGAAAAAGCTAAGAGTGAGAACTGCATTCCATTTCATGCTGAACTATCAAACATGACCCTGAGCTACATGTTTGTACCCTCCACACATGTCTCAACAAGGGATTCTGATGGGTGCTGTACATAGTGGAATTAGGGAAATAGCTAGTGTGCGGATAGTTTGCTAATGCAGAAGAAACTTATGCTCGTGCTATCACAATTATTTCTGCAGGTTCTGTGTAATAACTAAGAGTGAGAATCACATCCCGTTTCATGTTAAACTATCAAACATGACTCCAGAGTCAAGAGTACATGCATATACCCTTAACTTGTTGATGTGAGGAAACACTCTGCTGTCATGAAAAACTTTGTTGTTCAAAAATGGAATGAAACCTCACTCGTGCACCTTCTGTGCAGGCCTGCAACTTTGCATTCAAAGGCTACTTCAAGAGCTTCTTTGGCTATGACAAGGAGAAAGACGGTAAATGGAAATGGCTAGCTGGAAATGTAGCATGCGGCAGTGCTGCAGGAGCTACAACATCATCCCTGCTGTACCATCTGGATTATGCACGGACACGGCTAGCCACTGACGCGATTGAATCTCAAGCGAACAAACGTCAGTTCAGGGGGTTGCTAGATGTCTACAAGAAGACACTTGCAACTGATGGTATTCGTGGATTGTACCGAGGCTTCAGTGTGTCTATTGTGGGTATTACGCTATATCGGGGCCTTTATTTTGGCATCTACGACACCATGAAGCCTATTGTACTAGTAGGGCCGTTGGAGGTAACATCATTCTTGTGTCATCTGCATCTCACAGATGAGGTTCCCACGAGACCAGTTTGACACATTTATTATTGGATACTTTTGCAGGGAAATTTTCTGGCCAGTTTTGCCTTGGGATGGACAATAACTACATTCTCTGGGGCCTGTGCCTATCCATTTGATACACTCCGACGAAGAATGATGTTAACTTCAGGGCAGCCATTCAAATATAGGAGCGCCTTCCATGCCGTAAAACAGATTGTTTCCACCGAAGGGTTCTTCACTCTATTCAGAGGGGTCGGTGCAAATATCCTCTCGGGAATGGCAGGAGCTGGAGTTCTTGCTGGGTATGACCAGCTCCAACGGTTTGCAGGCCGGCATGATTACAAAATTGAGAACAGGATGAAAGGGGCATTGAAATGATGCGCATGTGATGGATCTGCATGTGCCCGGGAAGATCCTTGGGTTTTCAGGTTGCGCGCTGGCCAGATGGGATGTGCTGTGTGAGCTACACTTACCGAGctcacagagcagacttgaaatgCGTGCAAGAGTTAATGGGAATGAATTGATCAACACAATAACATTTCCTGGAGGTGAATCTTCCCAGGACAGGAGATGGCATCATGCTGCAATGGATGATTCGTTTCTATACGAAGTTTTGAATACCATAATGACTAGACCTTATTCTTGAAGTGTAAATTAATATGGTCTCGAAAGCTGATGTCCCCATGTACACTATTAATGTAAACTGTAAATAGTACAGTAAAGAATAAAGAGTTTAGGGCCTCTTTGGTTCAAAGCAATTTCGTACCTTGTATTAGGTTTGGTCCATTTATCCATATCTGGAACATTAGTTTGCTGCCACACCTTTGCTGCATTAGCTGTAATTGCTAAGACTGACATAAGCCATTGTTGTCGTTGTTGTGGTTTTTTAGGGTACATTGTGGTATTTTTTGATTGATCAGGCGTCAAGACTCTCCTCTTCCGGCCTTGTTGATCGCTTAGAAGGCCCAACTAATGATGATTTGCAGGCTTCCCTGAGACTGGAATAATCTGAGGTGAGCTTCATTTTGCATTGTCCTTTGTTTTGGCCTTTGATCATACCACAAACTAGATCATGGAATTATCATTTTCAGTGCAAAACTCTCTATGTGGCTTGCTTGTTTTGAACAAGGCTTGTTTTGGCCTTTGGTCATACCACAAACTAGTTTGCGCCATGCTGAACAAGGCTTTTCACCACATATTAGTAGGTTACAAGTCGTTCTGAACTTTCAGTTCAGCTGGTGTAGCATTTCATTGCTGCACCACTGATTCTCCAGGATCTATCGCAATTCTCAACTGAAACAAGTGGCAAGTTATCTGGTGTGAACTGCAATTTACTCTAGAAAATTAAGTTTGATTGGAATTTAGTGTTTTTAGTCTCCACTGGCAATGACTTAACTTTGATAAATTAGACTGTAATTTTGTCAAATTGTTTCCCCTGCATATATCCAAAGAACTAGGCAATTTTAGCTTCTTAAAGAATTGCAAACATGTATGCAACACACAATTTAACTTGACAATCGTAATCAGTACTTGTAGCGATATACATCGAATAGTTCTTTCACAACTGTAAGAAGTAAAACATAAAACAAACTCCACAAGTTTGGGTATAATATTAAAGAAAAGAACACTAGAGAGAAATAGTAGCTTCACTTTTCCTCCGCAAGGTTGTTTTAGGCTGCTGTTGAGCACAATACGGGACATGGTAACTGAACTCGGTATAAGGAGGTATCTGTGATTCCCATGTCACTAATACAAAGTCACCCTTAGGACGAAGGGAGGGATTCTCAATGATCTCTCCAATCCTTATCTTGGGTAGTTTCCTGGCTTCAGTTCGAGGAGGCATAAGGTGTAGTGgagcagcgggggaagggaagaaagttGGTGAAGTCTACTGCACATCGTTTTTTGAAACGGTCTGATGGATGCTCACCAAACATTGACAAGTTGTTCTTTGTCACATTCTTGTATCTCTTCAACATGGAGAGCCAGAACTGAAGGCTTAGATTTGTCCTCAACCCATTGGTAAGTGAATATGCTGCCACAAATGACCCGTCTAACAATTTGATGAACTCTCCTGCTAACAGTGTCAGCTTTGGGTGGTCCTCACTGTGGGCACTTCCAAATGCTAGTGCCTTAAAGAGGTAGCTGTACTCCTCATCTGGTAATCTACTTAGGTGAATTGGCTTCACAGTACCATATCTAGTCAAACTTTCCATCCTACTAATGATTATAACCTTACTTTCTGTGCTTATGGATGTCACTGCCCAGTAAAATGATTTCCAGTCCTCATCATTGACCTCTGAAACTAATTTAACAACGACCAATGCCCTCCCTGTGCACCTTTCTGTTTCTACCATATGAAAGTTGTCTCCATTGAAGTGCAAAATTGAAGAGAAGTAACTACGGACCTTTTCATCATTGCATACATGTGCTACCAGAGTTTTCTTCCCGACTAGATAGCCACCGATGATTGGAAGTACAGATGGATAAGCACGAGGGTTGTGCTGCAACAAGAAGTTGATAACTTGTTGCTTCTCAGTCCAACGACCGAACATACAGTTGTCAACATAAAGATATGTGTCATAGGGTCTGCGAAACATGGGTTCACACCCACCCAAAAGTATGACAAACTCTGTGATATTAGAAACAACGGTCTCTAAATTTAACAAGGCATCTTGTAGGTCACAGTTGTTATCAACTTGGTGATTCGATACACCAGCATTTGCACGGAAGCGCTTCAAGGGAGTGGCAAGATATGAGGCAAATGAGCCAGAACTCATCACTTCCTTAGTGCCCTCTCTGATTAGTTGGTTGCACTTGAAGGTGTCTAGTGCATGATAACCATGGTACATAGCCCTAGCTACCATCTTCAGTTGCAGAAGCATACCAGAGTTGGTGATGTACCTCCCATCCGCCTCCTCGACAACCATCTGAGCTCTTAGCAGGAGTTGCTGCAACCTCTCGGCATGTTTCTCCTCCGAGCATGGCGCTTCTGAATACCTCCCGATCAAAAAGGAGAAGAATCTGCTAACAAGGTCACCTGCAGCCGCAGACAGAACAACTTCCATTGTGGGAACTTTTGGTTGAGTCAGTACTGAACTGAAGGGGAATGCTGATGTTGAACTAGAAAATTGTTTTGCTTTTCACCTTGTAGAGATCAGGTTTCAAGGTATATATAAGGTGTAGTTGAGATAGATGCATGCATGGCATTGCCGCGTACCGTGAAAGACCAGCTGGTGTCTCTCCGCCAGCCAATCTAAATTTGACTCGGGATCAATGGTTAGCATAAGGTGGAGGTAGTGCACACCACAAATCCATGGTGGGATCTTAGGAGGTCTAAATCGTTGTGGAGCTGTAAGCACATTGTGTGTTTTAGCTGCAAGTCTACAGTCTACATAGTACAATGTGTTGCTTTTATGCAGATTCTCCCATCTTCGGTTGACTCAAGGTCTTCCCATcgggattgcatgacttgcttttgcAGAAGTCCTCTAGCTGCTATGACCTGATGGTTGTCCGTACAGGCAGTGGCCAAGTGGAGCTAGCAGGATGCCACCATGAGGCAAAGTGGCAAACATAATAGACTGGGTGAGTTGGGATGAGTTGCTTCAAAGACCTTGATAGATTCAGCGTCATGATGGTAGCACCACAAGCTTGTAGAATCGCTTTGTTGCCCTTGAGTTCTCATGGACAGTTACTGCTGGAATTCTAGTGTTCAGCAAGCTGAAGCAAAGTAAGGAATTTCATTGCCTGAAGAAGCATCCTGCATGGAATCTGGTAGATGCGCAACCACCGAAAGGTACTCCAAATCACAAACTTTCTATTGATTTTTTTTTCTCTGCGCTTGAAATCACTCTACATGGCTTGCTTGTAGAACAAGCACGCACCATCATCCTGAACAGGGTCGTAACAGTCTCATACAGTATTTTCCTGGTAAATGTAGTAGCAATTATCAGAAAAAACTTCACTAGATCATATGCTCATTGCCTGCCAGGAACAAGTATTTCACACAGAACACACAGTTCGTCCCTTGAAGCACCtgaaattaattaattattagACACATATACATCTCTACCACATACTAGTCAGTAACAAGTTGCTCTGAATTTTTAGCTGGTGTAGCATTCCACTGCTGCACAGATAATTCTTCAGACTCCGTCTCAACTAGCATGCACTAGTTGTAGCACTATATTTTTCTACATCAATAACCTAACAAGTAGTAGAGGGGCCTCGACTGAAAGTGATTCAAAGCACTGATCATCTAACATGAACCACGGGATTCAAAGCACTGACGAAGCGTACTTTGTCTCATACGGATGGGCGTCAGCTGGATCTCGTTCCCACGCATGTCGCGCATTATCTTCGTGATACTGACAGTGATGCTCTCGGTGCTGGGCGCAACATATAGGGAACCGCCGTCCTCTGAGCGTGGTGCTCCTGACTTGGAAACGTGAAGATTGCTGCCAATCCATGTCGACGTTGCTCGAGCCAAGATGACACCTGAACTTGCGCCCCTTCTCCATGGTGGCGGCGGCATCAGGATCGACGCACAAGACGGAGGCTGCATTGCCATAAGGTGGCACTGGAGTGAACTTCACCAGGAAAAACGGGCCACCGTCTCGGCTGTGGAGAACCTGCACCCCTTCTTTCACGTGCAGGGTGAGCTTAACATTGTACTCCAACTCGGTGGATGACCATATGTGACCGCCAGTGAGATGATCCAAGAGCTTGACGGTGGAGCCACCATCAAAACCGCAGCCCGGTTCCGGGCAGAAGCATGGCGCATGTGGGCATGACTTGTGGTGCTCCTCCACCTTGTGGTGGTGTGTCTTGGTGGTGCACCCGTATGCGGCGTTAGCGCAAGGGACGTGGAATGACTCCAGGATTTTGTCAAGTGCATTGCAGCGGTGGTATCCGCCGGTGTGGGAGCATGTGTGGCACTTGTCCTTGTTGGGGAGGTTGCTGTGGCAGGATGAGCAGATCACATGCCCGACGGCGCACTGCGTGTCAAGAAGGAAATTTTATGTGAAAATGATGCTCATGCTAAAAACATAGGCCTTCAGTTTCAGTTCAGAAAGTTCGGGAAACAAAGGTGGGGAGCCAAGCAAAACTTGATTGATTAATTTGTTTCTTGGAAATGATGTTCAGGTGGCAACACTCACAGTATGATCTGCTACTTAAGTTTTTTTTTATTGGCATTTTTGTAGTTAGGGAGGTGTTTTGCTACAAGTCTGTAAGAAAAAATGGGTGGTGTAAGGTGTTCAGGTTGCTTATTACCCTCCAGTAGTTTCTTCAGATAGTTCAGTTCCACAGTAAAGGTTAAAACTTTCGTCTTTCTGGCGACTCAAGTATTTTGACAAAGCAAAATGTGATTTCAAGGTGGGGTAGAAGTAGGAGCGTGAGAGTAACTGTTTTTATTTTCTTCCTTTTTCGAGTTTGTTGTGTGTTGACACTTATCACAGTACCCCCTGTCCCAACTGTGTATGAAAGAAGAGAACGCAGCTTGTAGAAAGGATACCACTGCTTTCTTCAGTTTCAGTTCTGAAAGTTGGTGTGTTTCTTCTGCAGGCTCCCAACGCAATGGTGGATCAGATGGGGCTAACAATGGTGCCATCGGCATACGATGCGTACAGGGGAAAACGAGCAAGGATTTGATAAACAAAGAGAAGTGGATTCGGGTGGAGAGATGAGACTTGGAACACTGGAGGCCGGAGGGGGTCGAAGCAGATGGTGCAGTCGAGAACATCCGGGTCGATGATGCCGGTGATGCCCGCCGCCGCCATCCCGCTCATCTGCTCCGGCAGCTGCTGTGCCCGCTGATGGTGATCCCCTTTCCTCCTCATCTTGCAGCAGCTGCTGCAGCTCTCCTCCATTGACGGCACGACTGTTAGGCCCGTGGATTGATCCATACTCGTTCAAAAGTCACGCACTGCAGTGAGTGCAGGGTCTACTAGCCGTTGTGTTTATTGACGTGATGCGACGACGCAGCGTGGTGCTAGGCTACTAGCCTGTAGCTAACTAGCCGTTTTTCGTTTTTCAAATCCGTCTTCGACCCTGGAATTATGGTGGATACAGCTTTTTTCTTGCCATTTCGGTTTTGGGTTTCTGAAACTTTCTTTTTCTCTCTGTAGAACGGCATATGTTTATGCAGGTACTGACTAAAAAATTGCTCGCAAAATTGTCGCAGTATTTGTTTTTCTTGCAGTAAGTTAAAAACATGTACTAGTACGCTTCATGTAGCATATAATGTTAGCTCTCCAAATATTTTTAACACGTGCCTTAATGAAGTGGAGCCAAGTACTCCGGGACACATTCGAATAAGAGTATGCGTATTACGATCTCCTCACTTCCCCTTCCCCTAGAGGTCTCCTGGGCGAAAGCCCTAACTTTGTTGGGCGGCGGCGCCGCGGCGGCGCTCATGACGccatttccttcttgaaggcgccgctttgggaaccttgggATTGGGTGGCGCTTGCGGGTGGTGGGCGACGGCGGTGGTGCGGTCCTATCCTAGCATGGATCTAAGTCCGTTGCTTGGAGATGGACCCGCGTTCGTGGAGGTCGAcgtttggcgtcgtggtggcgtcgatggcgtaGGACCTGCCAAGGCTCGCATAGGTGGAGGCCGTcgtttggcgtcgtggtggcgtcgatggcggaggacATGCCAAGGTTGacacctcaatctgctctgaagatggaccagtggaagatggtGACGacaacacatgtgagtgcgtcggaccggtttgTGCCCCGGACCTGGCAGATGGCTCGGTCGGGGCCTccgactttagatgttaggcttaagtGAGACGTCTGGGTATGTGGTccagcttgcaccccttcatcatatggataggagtagcggcagattgtcaagatggtggattcaggcatattgttgttctactttataaggtcctcgagaataatcaataaaatggctgcatgcatctcgcagatgcaaaggccggggatcaccctccttttctaaaaaaatatataACTATAGAAACGacatgatttttaacagacaaactcttataatttgtttttgcaggttATATAAAGAGCCACTGCTTGGATCCGTATGTGGTAGCCAAGGAGCTTATGGCTATTGGGTACAACCGTTGGGAGATGATAGCACTGGATACTTACAATCGGTTTGCACGACGGTCCAATAATAGCCTAGGTGTTTAGTCATCTTGACCTATTTTCGTTGGTTGTGGCAACTTTATTTTAAATTTACTTTGGCTCTTCTTGTGAGCTTGTACCGAATCTCGGACTTATTTGGACCTTTTGCGTAATAATATTGCTGCATGCATCTTTCTAATGCAGAGCCTGGGGTGACccttctttttttaaaaaaaagcaaGTTAAAACATGAGAAAGTAACATTACAATATTTTAAACACACCCATAGTAAGCTCGGCCCCGTGCTGCTCCTGCGAGCAGCCCGGGCACCCAACCTCCGCCGTCACCAGCAACCCCCTCCCATGCCTTGCCGCCGGAGGCGCGGCTGGGCGGCGACGGCTCCATCCCGCGTGGATctcgggcctcctcctccttcctgctCTGTTGGTGCGCCGCCGGCTGCGGGGATGGCCTCCTCGCGTCCCTGGGGGGCGTGGTGCTCCTCTGCGCTTGCGCCGGTGCGTCGGCTCCTTCGTCCAAGCCCAGGGGTGGGCTGGTCGGGTCTTGCCAGATCCGGCCACGCAGGTGCCGCCGCCGATCTGAGGGTCCATGGTTGCTTGTAGGCCATAGTCGACGGGAGGAGCGTGGGGTCGTCCAAGGGTGCAAAGGTGGTCCCTTTCATCTCGTTTCTTCGGTGGGCGGTGACCGATGGCTAGGCGGGGCTTGGAGGCGGCGAGATCTGGGATGCCGGGGCGACGGCCCTGGAAGGTGGACTGCGCGTCGGCTCTTCGGCGAGCGGCGTTGAGGTGGTGGTGATCTTTCTCCTTGGCTGTGCGGGCAGCGAGGAGCGAGGCAATGGGGATTCTGATGACGGCTTTGCCTCGGCAGGGGAATCATCCAGATCGTGGTGTGGAGGCCTGTTTTGGTGGCGGCAGACTTGGACCGTGGTACTTCGATGTGGCTTGAGTGTCTTCGGGCGAAAGCTCAGCGCTTTGGCGCCGACGGCGGCGATGCCTTTGGGTGTCGTGTCCCTCTTGAGGGCGTCGTTGTGGTATCTCTCCCTGTGTCAGGGCTCCGGGTGAAAACCCTTGACCGTGTCTTCGGTCTCGACGGTGGCGGCCTGTTGCGTCGTCACCCTCTTGGGGGCGTCGTCGTGGAGCGCAGGTACCCTTCGGCTGCGTTTCTTCGCCATCGGCGGGCGAGGTCGGATCCTATCTCAAAGCTCCTTCAGCTCTGGCTTGGGGCGGTGCGGACGACTTCCTATCCTTTATATGTGATGTCGAGGGCATTGCTCTCGGTCCTTGTTGTGTGCAGGCAGGATCGGTGCTCCACGGTCCAGAGCTAGAGGGCAGGGGTGCCCTCTCCAGCGACAACTTGGTGTGTGTGTTGCATCGACGTCCGGTGGTTTCTCATAGAGGCGCGGTCTCTCTTCTAGTTAGGTAGCCTCGGGTGTGTCTTGATGGAGTGTGGGCACTCTTGTAATCTTGTTCTATCTTTGATCTGCTTTGTATGAGGTTTTCCTCGTCACTTTGTATCGGTTCGGCCGTGTGCTTTCTATATAAAACGGGacgaaagcctttttcgataaacaCATCCATGAAGAAATATTGGGCTACCCTAGACCCACTGCTCGCAAATCCTGTCATTTCCCCCTGACCTTAACGATGAAAGCTACATCTCTCCACCGTGAGGTTGGGCATCCATGGCATGACCTCCCGCGGCCACCATCTACAATGCAATGCGATACTAGCGCCAAGGCGGAGTAGCAACGGGCAAAGCTAGAATGATTTACAAGCATGCGACGCAAACCAACAAGTTTGAGAGTAAAGTACTATTATATATAGGATCAACGTCATGATAGTGTTTTTGAAGTGTAGAAGGGAGCAAAAATTGTAGGGACAAAGGCTGCAGGCACTTGTACCAGCTCGTGTCGTGGGCTAGTTAGCCGCATTTTTTTTCAAACGGagacaaaagctttgcctcatccattaaataagagagaatagagttTGTTATAAGGCATCGGAATACACGACA
The Triticum dicoccoides isolate Atlit2015 ecotype Zavitan chromosome 3A, WEW_v2.0, whole genome shotgun sequence genome window above contains:
- the LOC119266825 gene encoding ADP,ATP carrier protein ER-ANT1-like, producing the protein MAAAAAAAAATRKDGADAHHPPHRLRSPSRVAADFAMGGAAAVVAKTGAAPVERVKLLLQNQAEMLRRGALTRPYRGIADAFARVLREEGAAALWRGNQANVIRYFPTQACNFAFKGYFKSFFGYDKEKDGKWKWLAGNVACGSAAGATTSSLLYHLDYARTRLATDAIESQANKRQFRGLLDVYKKTLATDGIRGLYRGFSVSIVGITLYRGLYFGIYDTMKPIVLVGPLEGNFLASFALGWTITTFSGACAYPFDTLRRRMMLTSGQPFKYRSAFHAVKQIVSTEGFFTLFRGVGANILSGMAGAGVLAGYDQLQRFAGRHDYKIENRMKGALK